Sequence from the Planifilum fimeticola genome:
GCGGGGAGGAGAATCACGTTCGTCGGTGGGGAAAGGCCGGGATTGTGCTGAGCATTGCCGGTGCGGCCATTCAGGTGATGTTTATCATCAGCCGCTTTTTTGTCGGCGGCCGTTCCATCGCCAGCAGCATGTTCGAATTTACCGCGTTTTTGGCCTTTGCCCTCGTCTTGGCATTTATTCTGATCTATTATCTCTACCGCACCCCCACCCTGGGAGCCTTTGTCCTTCCGCTGGCGGTGATCCTTCTGGCTTACGCTTCCGTTTTCCCGAAGGAAGTTCGTCCTTTGATCCCCGCCCTGCAGAGTTATTGGCTCCATATTCACGTGACGATGGCGGCCCTCGGGGAAGGGGCTTTCGCCGTCGGATTCATCGCCGGGCTGATTTATTTGATCCGGGTCGTCGGAAGCCAGCGCAATACGGCCCATGCGCGCTATTTGGAGCTGACGCTGGTTCTGTTGGTATTGTTCGTGGGTTATATTCTCGTGAGCTTCCTTTTTGCCGGCCTCGGTTATGAGGCTGCCATCCAACATCCGGTAAACGGCGAAACCAACCTGCAGGAGTACTCCCTGCCCCCCCTGATCGGTCCTGCAGGAGGGGAAGTGGTGAAGATGGATCCCTTCCTGGGGTTGGACCGTCCGCTGTTTGAAGCGCCCTCCTGGATGAAGGGGGAGAAGGCGGCGAGCAAGTTGAACACGGTATTTTGGTCTCTCATCGCCGGGCTTATCCTCTACGGTCTGTTCCGGGCGCTGTTCCGGAAGCGGATCAGCGAATTCCTCCATCCTTTGGTGAAGAATCTCGATCCGGAGATGGTGGATGAAATCGCCTACCGGGCCATTGCCATCGGTTTCCCGATCTTCACCCTGGGCGGGCTGGTTTTCGCATCGATCTGGGCCCATTATGCCTGGGGACGCTTCTGGGGCTGGGATCCAAAGGAAGTGTGGGCCCTCATCACCTGGCTCTTTTACAGCGCCTATCTGCATCTGCGCCTGTCCCGGGGATGGATCGGTCTGAAGTCCTCCTGGATGGCCGTGGGCGGTTTTGTGATTCTCATGTTTAATCTGATTGCCATCAACTTGGTGTTTGCAGGTCTTCATTCTTACGCATAAAGGATTTTCCGTGAGGTGAGACCATGGACAGGGAAAAACGAATCCTGGTCGTAGACGATGAGGATCGGATCCGCAGGCTGCTTCGCATGTATCTGGAGCGGGAGGGCTTTCAGATCGAAGAGGCGGAGGACGGGGAAAAGGCTTTGAACATGGCCCTTTCCCAGGACTATGATCTGATCATTCTGGATTTGATGCTCCCGGGGATGGACGGATTGGATGTATGCAGGAGGATTCGCGACAAGAAGGCCACACCGATCATCATGTTGACCGCCAGGGGGGAAGAAGTGAACCGGGTGGAGGGGTTTGAGGTGGGCACCGATGACTACGTGGTGAAACCCTTCAGCCCCCGGGAACTGGTTCACCGGGTGAAGGCGGTATTGCGCCGCTCTTCTGCAACCGCCTTTTTGACCACCGACACGGAGACCCGCAATGTGATCGTTTTTCCCAACCTGACCATCGATCACGACGCCCATGAGGTGCGGGCCGACGGAAAGAAGGTGTCGCTGACGCCGAAGGAGTACGAGTTGCTCCATTATCTGGCCCGTTCTCCCTCCAAGGTGTTCACCCGGGAGGAACTGCTCAGGGACGTGTGGCATTACGAGTTTTTCGGCGAT
This genomic interval carries:
- the ccsB gene encoding c-type cytochrome biogenesis protein CcsB — translated: MNTWMENLLLLTFVAYGLASVAFAVAVVGRKRRSGEENHVRRWGKAGIVLSIAGAAIQVMFIISRFFVGGRSIASSMFEFTAFLAFALVLAFILIYYLYRTPTLGAFVLPLAVILLAYASVFPKEVRPLIPALQSYWLHIHVTMAALGEGAFAVGFIAGLIYLIRVVGSQRNTAHARYLELTLVLLVLFVGYILVSFLFAGLGYEAAIQHPVNGETNLQEYSLPPLIGPAGGEVVKMDPFLGLDRPLFEAPSWMKGEKAASKLNTVFWSLIAGLILYGLFRALFRKRISEFLHPLVKNLDPEMVDEIAYRAIAIGFPIFTLGGLVFASIWAHYAWGRFWGWDPKEVWALITWLFYSAYLHLRLSRGWIGLKSSWMAVGGFVILMFNLIAINLVFAGLHSYA
- a CDS encoding response regulator transcription factor codes for the protein MDREKRILVVDDEDRIRRLLRMYLEREGFQIEEAEDGEKALNMALSQDYDLIILDLMLPGMDGLDVCRRIRDKKATPIIMLTARGEEVNRVEGFEVGTDDYVVKPFSPRELVHRVKAVLRRSSATAFLTTDTETRNVIVFPNLTIDHDAHEVRADGKKVSLTPKEYELLHYLARSPSKVFTREELLRDVWHYEFFGDLRTVDTHIKRLREKLNKASPAAAAMITTVWGVGYKLEVPKE